In Drosophila santomea strain STO CAGO 1482 chromosome 3L, Prin_Dsan_1.1, whole genome shotgun sequence, a single window of DNA contains:
- the LOC120450197 gene encoding tissue factor pathway inhibitor 2: MKSLFLIIAGLTLYVAYINAQICPGRPVFQLCTGGKDEGNRNGRLCGLTAQNGMWFYNSRNRKCEKMNYRGCGGNGNRYCQVEDCNRCRR, from the exons ATGAAGTCCCTTTTCCTGATCATCGCTGGCCTAACTCTGTATGTGGCCTATATAAATGCCCAGATTTGCCCAGGTCGTCCAG TCTTTCAGTTGTGCACTGGCGGCAAGGATGAGGGAAATCGCAATGGACGACTTTGCGGCTTGACTGCCCAGAATGGTATGTGGTTCTATAATAGCCGGAACAGGAAGTGCGAGAAGATGAACTATCGCGGCTGTGGCGGCAATGGCAATCGCTACTGCCAAGTGGAAGATTGCAATCGGTGCAGGCGCTGA
- the LOC120448289 gene encoding uncharacterized protein LOC120448289: protein MIQKHILLVPLLQSILLMSSLEAGCPVYLTISLTGKTLQDTLLEINWGPNCYGPPQWVGIYSQDPTISNFQPDLRINGIFNRTGKMLTSIKLGKLRFPGGWNKQDSGDQPATQYPTGKCLPHYVASYNGTELRTVDCLKIQPNWMAQTKHVSRLPLKDIFLPGTHASGAVLGSSSKSDSILVRDYLVAQQLDVWSQLVFGIRYLDLSIGFKNMNTDKDADNFWIANENMLITPLLGVLRDVRQFVKRSGEMVVLDFSSFPIGFYKHPEIYSSLFRLLRQELGDEAYRRNVSKDENCANRNLSEVLLQKRHLVILFPTQELPYPEKESNMLCPPWQRFSTSFMNISQTLDYMRLLFSRKPDSPVRNVGWIFTAVRSMEQTLNAHQLQTSKERATVLNPKINKWLKGPWGNNANVVAMDYFSNTNIVDLAIQVNAHKAFIMANNDFINLDIFNLY from the exons ATGATACAAAAACATATTCTCTTGGTGCCTTTGCTGCAGTCAATTCTTTTGATGAGCTCCCTTGAAG CGGGCTGTCCTGTTTACCTCACCATTTCGCTGACGGGCAAAACCCTGCAGGACACCTTGCTCGAGATCAATTGGGGTCCCAACTGCTATGGACCACCGCAGTGGGTGGGTATCTACAGCCAGGATCCGACCATCTCCAACTTTCAGCCCGATCTGCGTATCAATGGCATTTTCAATAGGACCGGCAAGATGCTGACCTCCATCAAGCTGGGCAAGCTGCGTTTTCCTGGCGGCTGGAATAAGCAGGACAGTGGCGATCAGCCGGCCACGCAATATCCTACGGGAAAGTGCCTGCCACACTACGTGGCCAGTTACAATGGCACTGAGCTGCGCACCGTGGATTGCCTCAAGATACAGCCCAACTGGATGGCCCAGACCAAGCACGTCAGCCGGCTGCCGCTGAAGGACATCTTCCTGCCCGGCACACATGCCTCGGGTGCCGTCCTGGGCAGCTCCAGTAAGTCCGATTCGATACTGGTCAGGGATTACCTGGTGGCCCAGCAACTCGATGTTTGGTCGCAGCTGGTCTTTGGCATTCGTTATCTCGATTTAAGCATAGG ATTCAAGAACATGAATACGGACAAGGATGCGGATAATTTCTGGATAGCCAACGAGAACATGCTGATCACACCTCTGCTCGGAGTTCTGCGTGATGTTCGTCAGTTTGTTAAAAGATCTGGCGAGATGGTAGTCCTGGATTTCAGCAGTTTTCCCATTGGCTTCTACAAACACCCGGAGATCTACAGTTCGCTATTCCGCCTGCTTCGCCAGGAGCTGGGTGATGAGGCCTATCGGCGGAATGTGAGCAAGGACGAAAACTGCGCGAATCGAAATTTAAGCGAAGTACTGCTGCAAAAGAGGCATCTGGTGATATTATTTCCCACGCAGGAACTGCCCTATCCGGAGAAAG AATCGAACATGCTCTGCCCGCCGTGGCAGCGTTTCAGCACCAGCTTCATGAATATTTCTCAAACCCTGGACTATATGCGTCTGCTGTTCAGCAGGAAGCCGGATTCTCCAGTTCGGAATGTTGGCTGGATATTCACGGCGGTGAGGAGCATGGAGCAGACACTGAACGCCCACCAGCTGCAGACCTCCAAGGAGCGGGCAACGGTGCTCAATCCCAAGATAAACAAGTGGCTAAAAGGACCTTGGGGCAATAATGCCAATGTGGTGGCCATGGACTACTTCAGCAATACGAATATCGTGGATCTGGCCATACAAGTCAATGCGCACAAGGCCTTTATCATGGCCAACAACGATTTTATCAATTTGGACATTTTTAACTTGTActga
- the LOC120448033 gene encoding death-associated inhibitor of apoptosis 1, with the protein MAYVVADLPQSYGPSNFGLVIDQVDNNTNATQLFKNNKFNNIMNDLNREEARLKTFTDWPLDWLDKHQLAQTGMFFTHAGDKVKCFFCGVEIGCWEQEDQPVPEHQRWSPNCPLLRRRTTNNVPINGEALDRILPPISFDICGANDSTTAVELREHAYAEGRIPMSQLIQSIGVNTANAAASVAGIASPQPRAMVATHASTATQANGDVQPETCRAPAASGNYFPEYPEYAVESARLRTFEAWPRNLKQKPHQLAEAGFFYTGVGDRVRCFSCGGGLKDWDDNDEPWEQHALWLSQCRFVKLMKGQLYIDTVAAKPEPAEEKEESSSIGGDVASSRQASEEEQISPPSVEAGSGDVAPSVAPTAATRIFDKIIEATAVASPSSSSTGSTSIPEEKLCKICYGAEYNTAFLPCGHVVACAKCASSVTKCPLCRKPFTDVMRVYFS; encoded by the coding sequence ATGGCATATGTGGTAGCCGACCTTCCACAGTCTTATGGACCCAGCAATTTTGGGCTAGTAATCGATCAGGTGGATAACAACACGAACGCAACCCAGctattcaaaaacaataaattcaataacATAATGAACGATCTAAACCGCGAGGAGGCGCGCCTAAAGACCTTCACCGACTGGCCGCTGGATTGGCTGGATAAACACCAACTGGCCCAGACGGGCATGTTCTTCACACACGCCGGCGACAAAGTGAAATGCTTTTTCTGCGGCGTAGAAATCGGTTGCTGGGAGCAGGAGGATCAGCCCGTGCCGGAGCATCAGCGATGGTCGCCCAATTGCCCACTGCTGCGCCGACGCACCACCAACAATGTGCCGATCAATGGCGAGGCATTGGATCGCATCCTGCCGCCAATCAGCTTCGATATCTGCGGCGCCAACGACTCGACGACGGCGGTGGAGCTGAGGGAGCATGCCTACGCGGAAGGCCGCATACCGATGTCACAGCTAATTCAGTCGATAGGCGTGAATACAGCAAATGCGGCAGCCAGTGTCGCTGGAATCGCATCCCCGCAGCCGAGGGCAATGGTCGCCACCCATGCGTCGACGGCCACACAGGCCAATGGCGATGTCCAGCCGGAGACATGTCGTGCGCCAGCCGCCAGCGGCAATTATTTTCCCGAGTATCCCGAGTACGCCGTCGAGTCGGCACGCCTGCGCACCTTCGAGGCGTGGCCGAGGAACCTAAAACAGAAGCCTCACCAGCTGGCCGAGGCGGGTTTCTTCTACACGGGCGTTGGAGATCGCGTCCGCTGCTTCAGTTGCGGCGGTGGTCTCAAGGACTGGGACGACAACGACGAGCCCTGGGAACAGCATGCCCTGTGGCTAAGTCAGTGCCGATTCGTCAAGCTGATGAAGGGTCAACTCTATATCGATACGGTGGCCGCCAAACCAGAGCCGGCCGAGGAAAAGGAGGAGAGCTCTTCGATTGGAGGAGACGTGGCCAGCAGCAGGCAAGCTTCAGAAGAGGAGCAGATTTCACCGCCATCGGTGGAGGCCGGTTCGGGGGATGTTGCCCCGTCCGTTGCTCCCACGGCAGCCACACGCATCTTCGACAAGATCATCGAGGCGACAGCGGTGGCTTCCCcgtccagcagcagcaccggCTCCACCTCTATACCCGAGGAGAAGCTGTGCAAGATCTGCTACGGCGCCGAGTACAATACGGCATTCCTGCCCTGCGGCCATGTGGTGGCCTGCGCCAAGTGCGCCTCCTCTGTGACGAAGTGCCCGCTGTGCCGAAAACCCTTCACCGATGTGATGCGCGTATATTTTTCTTAA